Proteins encoded in a region of the Vicia villosa cultivar HV-30 ecotype Madison, WI linkage group LG5, Vvil1.0, whole genome shotgun sequence genome:
- the LOC131602282 gene encoding uncharacterized protein LOC131602282, whose translation MASKRERATGDRVEEEGLDFESKRLRVDKDSSPSPPPVSIANPLSGLANNYADIDEEEDYYQRDKGAVNDNRNGASQHNGHKYEGDDYSDEEEDSQEQLFGGRSRQVEVRKDCPYLDTVNRQVLDFDFEKFCSVSLSNLNVYACLVCGKYYQGRGKKSHAYTHSLEAGHHVYINLQTEKVYCLPDGYEINDPSLDDIRHVLNPRFTAKDVEQLDKNKQWSRALDGSSYLPGMVGLNNIKETDFVNVTIQSLMRITPLRNFFLIPENYQHCKSPLVHRFGELTRKIWHARNFKGQVSPHEFLQAVMKASKKRFRIGAQSDPVEFVSWLLNTLHADLKTSKKNTSIIYQCFQGELEVVKEIPNIGNAPFKETLKMPFLMLGLDLPPPPLFKDVMEKNIIPQVPLFNILKKFDGETITEVVRPHIARMQYRVTRLPKYMILHMRRFTKNNFFVEKNPTLVNFPVKNLELKDYIPLPTPRENEKLRTKYDLIANIVHDGKPGEGSYRAFVQRKSEELWYEMQDLHVSETLPHLVALSETYMQIYEQQH comes from the exons ATGGCATCAAAAAGGGAAAGGGCAACTGGTGATAGGGTAGAGGAGGAAGGGCTTGATTTTGAATCGAAAAGGCTAAGGGTGGATAAGGACTCTTCCCCCTCTCCTCCTCCTGTTTCCATTGCAAATCCTCTTTCTGGGTTGGCTAATAACTATGCTGACATCGATGAGGAGGAAGATTATTATCAAAGGGATAAGGGTGCTGTTAACGACAATAGGAATGGTGCGTCTCAGCATAATGGGCATAAATATGAAGGGGATGATTAtagcgatgaagaagaagattcacaGGAACAACTATTTGGTGGAAGAAGTCGCCAGGTGGAGGTTCGGAAGGACTGTCCTTATCTTGACACCGTAAATAGACAG GTTTTGGATTTTGACTTTGAGAAGTTCTGTTCTGTCTCGTTGTCCAATCTAAATGTCTATGCGTGTTTGGTTTGTGGTAAGTATTACCAAGGGAGAGGGAAAAAATCCCATGCTTATACGCATAGTCTGGAAGCCGGACACCATGTTTATATCAATCTCCAAACTGAAAAAGTATACTGTCTTCCCGATGGCTATGAAATTAATGATCCCTCACTAGACGACATTCGGCATGTCCTGAATCCGAG GTTTACTGCAAAAGATGTTGAACAACTTGACAAAAATAAGCAGTGGTCCAGGGCACTTGATGGTTCTAGTTACCTTCCGGGAATG GTTGGACTCAATAATATTAAGGAGACTGATTTTGTGAATGTCACAATTCAATCCTTAATGAGAATTACCCCGTTGAGGAATTTTTTTCTTATCCCGGAAAACTATCAACACTGCAAATCTCCACTTGTTCATCGATTTGGTGAACTCACTAGGAAGATCTGGCATGCACGGAACTTTAAAGGACAG GTCAGTCCCCATGAGTTTCTTCAAGCAGTGATGAAAGCTAGTAAAAAACGATTTCGAATTGGTGCGCAGTCTGACCCAGTTGAGTTCGTGTCATGGCTTCTTAATACGCTACATGCTGATCTTAAAACTTCAAAGAAGAATACCAGCATTATTTACCAGTGTTTTCAG GGTGAACTTGAGGTTGTTAAAGAGATTCCTAATATTGGAAATGCACCCTTCAAAGAAACTTTGAAAATGCCATTCCTAATGTTAGGTTTGGACTTGCCGCCGCCTCCTCTTTTCAAGGATGTGATGGAGAAAAATATAATACCCCAG GTTCCACTCTTCAACATACTAAAGAAGTTTGACGGTGAGACTATCACCGAGGTGGTCCGTCCTCATATAGCAAGGATGCAATACCGTGTTACGAGACTGCCTAAGTATATGATTCTTCACATGCGGCGatttacaaagaacaatttttttgtgGAAAAGAATCCTACTTTAG TCAACTTTCCTGTGAAGAATTTGGAGTTGAAGGATTACATTCCCTTGCCAACACCAAGAGAAAATGAGAAATTGCGCACTAAATATGATTTGATTGCAAATATTGTTCATGATGGCAAACCAGGTGAAGGATCCTATAGGGCGTTTGTGCAACGAAAATCAGAAGAACTAtg GTATGAGATGCAGGATTTGCACGTGTCAGAAACACTCCCTCATTTGGTTGCACTTTCAGAAACTTACATGCAAATATACGAGCAGCAGCATTGA